A single genomic interval of Candidatus Neomarinimicrobiota bacterium harbors:
- a CDS encoding TolC family protein, producing the protein MKIILTITLLAANIFGQQSLDHYVKFGQENNADVQSAFYLWKASQDEISVAKKLPNPMLSVGVFQESVETAVGPQEYKIGIMQKFPMFGKLGSASRAKSSQADALEQIYFQTLADVTAKIKSLYYDVYYLERAIDITQQNVHLLENWEKVIQTKYQTAQAGHLDFIKTQIELLKLQNDLKSLTTRKNPLLQEFRSVINDPSLVQIDHHDSLHVEWQELPKASVFQMIREKNHTLLAAEYSVSSRKSVLQRAKLQYLPDFGLGVDYIGTGEKEGSPNSGKDPLLFKFSIDLPIWFGKNAKEISAARYRKTAAENKLVSHQNRMIAAAENILFKMDDARRKIELYGNELIPKSRESLGASEKAYISDKADFLTLIDAQRRLLQFKLEYEKAIVSYLTHEAILESFLGIEE; encoded by the coding sequence ATGAAAATAATTTTAACAATAACGTTGTTAGCGGCGAATATTTTTGGCCAACAATCATTAGATCATTATGTCAAATTTGGTCAAGAAAATAACGCTGATGTGCAGAGTGCATTTTATCTTTGGAAAGCTTCACAGGACGAAATATCTGTGGCTAAAAAACTGCCAAATCCAATGTTGAGTGTTGGCGTTTTTCAGGAAAGTGTAGAAACTGCAGTCGGACCGCAGGAATATAAAATTGGAATCATGCAGAAATTCCCCATGTTTGGAAAACTGGGATCAGCCAGTCGAGCAAAATCTTCCCAAGCGGACGCATTGGAACAAATATATTTTCAAACTTTAGCAGATGTTACGGCAAAAATAAAATCACTTTATTATGATGTGTATTATCTTGAAAGAGCCATTGACATTACTCAGCAAAATGTCCATTTGTTGGAAAACTGGGAAAAGGTTATTCAAACCAAATATCAAACTGCTCAAGCCGGGCATCTGGATTTCATAAAAACTCAAATTGAATTACTTAAATTACAAAATGATCTGAAATCATTAACAACTCGTAAAAATCCTCTATTGCAGGAATTCAGATCTGTAATTAATGATCCATCTTTAGTTCAAATTGACCACCATGATTCATTACATGTGGAATGGCAAGAATTACCCAAAGCATCTGTATTTCAAATGATACGGGAAAAGAATCACACGCTCTTAGCGGCTGAATATTCTGTCAGTTCTCGCAAAAGTGTATTACAGAGAGCAAAACTGCAATATCTGCCGGATTTCGGGTTGGGCGTGGATTATATCGGAACCGGAGAAAAAGAAGGGAGCCCAAATAGCGGGAAAGATCCGTTATTGTTCAAATTTTCAATTGATTTACCCATTTGGTTTGGAAAGAATGCAAAAGAAATATCCGCAGCTCGATACAGAAAAACAGCTGCAGAAAATAAACTCGTCAGTCATCAGAACAGAATGATTGCCGCTGCAGAAAATATCCTGTTCAAAATGGATGATGCTCGACGAAAAATAGAATTGTATGGAAATGAATTGATTCCTAAAAGCCGGGAATCTTTGGGCGCATCCGAAAAAGCATATATCAGCGATAAAGCAGATTTCTTAACACTGATTGATGCCCAAAGACGTTTACTTCAGTTCAAATTAGAATATGAGAAAGCAATTGTAAGTTATCTTACCCACGAAGCGATTTTAGAATCTTTTTTGGGGATTGAAGAATGA
- a CDS encoding multicopper oxidase domain-containing protein — translation MKKIMLVLIINNLAFSQNQLIVPPALTGSNFDLVLQESEMEFFPGIFTQTMGVSYPILGPTLIMDKGEDVNITFDNQLPDTTTIHWHGMHVPAEFDGGPHTPIPPNTIWNPYFTVKDHASTMWYHPHLMHKTNEHVQMGIAGFVIVKDDEEALLDLPRNYGVDDIPLVFQTKTLNENYQIVTNMDSSGLDTFLFTNGTIDAYLDVPAQIIRLRLLNGSSERSFNIGLDNNSNFNVIGTDGGLLPEPIALDQLIISPGERYEVLIDLNNMTGDTIRIMNYGSLIPNGIYGASIVGGMGGSSIPYYADNPLNGSDFTLLEMRITSSTADPITTIPTSLVSVLPWNPADVNQTREIVFSPVNMGSNGALNGPFQFNGDPFDINVVNYEIPLNNVEIWELRNQSQIAHPFHIHDVQFNILEINGVAPPPHMQGWKDVVLVPSQNGTAKFITKFEDFSDTSVPYMYHCHILTHEETGMMGQFTVVDTSSVGIGGPEILVTDFNFHNAYPNPFNPTTTIRFSVETNTVVTLQLFDISGKLVTTLLDKIIERGTHKIQWNGSNQPSGIYFAVLQSGSHVETQKLILLK, via the coding sequence ATGAAAAAAATAATGTTAGTACTTATCATAAATAATTTAGCTTTTAGTCAAAATCAGTTAATTGTCCCACCTGCTTTGACAGGTAGTAATTTTGATCTTGTACTACAAGAAAGTGAGATGGAATTTTTTCCCGGAATATTTACTCAAACTATGGGTGTGAGTTACCCTATCCTTGGACCTACCTTGATTATGGATAAAGGGGAAGACGTGAATATTACTTTTGATAATCAACTTCCTGATACAACCACGATTCATTGGCATGGCATGCACGTTCCGGCTGAATTTGATGGAGGCCCTCACACGCCCATCCCTCCGAATACTATTTGGAACCCGTATTTTACTGTAAAAGACCACGCTTCTACCATGTGGTACCATCCTCATCTAATGCATAAAACAAATGAACATGTTCAAATGGGAATTGCCGGGTTTGTAATTGTCAAAGATGATGAAGAGGCATTATTGGATTTGCCAAGGAACTATGGCGTGGACGATATTCCTCTTGTTTTTCAGACAAAAACATTGAACGAAAATTATCAAATTGTAACCAATATGGATTCAAGTGGGTTAGATACATTTTTATTCACCAATGGAACAATAGATGCGTATCTTGATGTACCGGCGCAAATTATCAGACTTCGTTTATTGAATGGGTCTTCCGAACGGTCCTTTAATATTGGTCTAGATAATAATTCAAATTTTAATGTAATAGGAACTGACGGAGGATTATTACCCGAACCTATTGCGTTGGATCAATTAATAATTTCCCCTGGGGAACGTTATGAAGTATTGATTGATTTGAACAATATGACTGGCGACACCATTCGTATAATGAATTATGGGTCGTTGATACCGAATGGAATTTATGGCGCAAGTATTGTAGGAGGAATGGGTGGAAGTTCGATCCCCTATTATGCAGACAATCCATTAAATGGAAGTGATTTTACATTATTGGAAATGCGTATTACTTCCTCCACAGCTGATCCAATTACAACCATTCCGACTTCACTTGTTTCTGTTTTACCATGGAATCCAGCCGATGTTAATCAAACGAGAGAGATTGTTTTTTCACCGGTTAACATGGGCTCAAACGGTGCATTAAATGGTCCGTTTCAGTTTAATGGTGACCCTTTTGATATCAATGTGGTTAATTATGAAATTCCATTGAATAATGTTGAAATATGGGAATTAAGGAATCAATCACAAATTGCACATCCATTTCATATCCATGATGTTCAGTTCAATATTTTAGAAATAAATGGTGTAGCGCCTCCTCCACATATGCAAGGGTGGAAAGATGTCGTTTTGGTCCCATCTCAGAATGGTACAGCAAAATTTATTACTAAATTTGAAGACTTTTCAGATACGTCCGTACCGTATATGTATCACTGCCATATACTTACTCACGAAGAAACTGGAATGATGGGACAATTTACCGTAGTAGATACATCATCAGTTGGAATAGGTGGACCTGAAATATTAGTAACAGATTTCAATTTTCACAACGCATACCCAAATCCCTTTAATCCGACAACTACAATCCGTTTTTCTGTAGAAACAAATACTGTGGTGACCCTACAATTATTTGATATTTCTGGTAAATTGGTAACAACCTTGCTAGATAAGATAATTGAACGGGGTACACATAAAATTCAATGGAATGGATCCAATCAGCCAAGTGGTATTTATTTTGCAGTGCTACAAAGTGGAAGTCATGTTGAAACTCAAAAACTAATTCTGTTAAAATAA
- a CDS encoding SnoaL-like domain-containing protein: MKNLIFAFAIVVLGCEKNIADHNEKLIENIIDEIRLGWENGDGTAFRSHFLDWDGARFFEGGGQNIGLEDLIVNHVEPEAELGLKLEFTNIQIHFEENFAWAVVDTEIELTTSTGREIHNKGHGTYLLRWVNGVWRVVHTQSASKPV; this comes from the coding sequence ATGAAAAATCTTATTTTTGCGTTTGCAATAGTAGTACTGGGTTGTGAAAAAAATATAGCAGATCATAATGAAAAATTGATTGAAAATATTATCGATGAAATACGTCTTGGCTGGGAGAATGGCGATGGAACAGCTTTCCGTAGCCATTTTCTGGATTGGGATGGTGCCAGATTTTTTGAAGGTGGCGGCCAAAATATTGGTCTTGAAGATTTGATAGTGAATCATGTTGAACCCGAAGCTGAATTGGGCTTGAAATTAGAATTCACGAATATTCAAATACATTTTGAAGAAAATTTTGCCTGGGCAGTTGTGGATACCGAAATTGAACTCACCACATCAACTGGCAGGGAAATACATAATAAAGGTCACGGTACTTATTTACTACGCTGGGTTAACGGAGTTTGGAGGGTGGTTCATACCCAGTCAGCAAGTAAACCAGTATAA
- a CDS encoding efflux RND transporter periplasmic adaptor subunit, translated as MNKILDNIKHFNGFTWGFMVLTFLIGLWFGFPGEMEENQMHRSSQVEADTWTCSMHPSVNLPEPGQCPICFMDLIPVAKGSSSVNRNELILSPEAQALARVETIEVKHGEAFAEIQVSGKVDYDETSIKSITAWVPGRIERLFVDFTGISVQKGDHLVELYSPELVSAQEEFLQAIRLRADASSGNGFDMILEASRQKLQLLGLTNDQISEIESRGTPSDRVTIFSPISGVVIAKSAVEGNYVKTGSKLFDVVGLEQVWVKLDVYETEVAMIQYGQNVTFTTAALPGHTFSGAVAFIDPIVDEKTRTVRVRLNVDNASGMLKPGMFTSGIVKANIDSHGQAMGKNLIGKWVCPMHPEEVHNRKGNCSICGMKLESAESLGFVHHSNGSNPLLVPVSAVLKTGQRAIVYVQQDNETFEGREIVLGHRAGDFYIVRSGLHKGERVVVKGNFKIDSAMQIAAKSSMMNPDGNMNKNKPINHQH; from the coding sequence ATGAATAAAATATTAGACAATATCAAACATTTCAACGGTTTCACTTGGGGATTTATGGTCCTAACGTTTTTAATCGGTTTATGGTTTGGGTTTCCAGGCGAAATGGAAGAAAACCAAATGCATCGTAGTTCACAAGTAGAAGCGGATACTTGGACCTGCTCTATGCATCCCAGTGTCAATTTGCCTGAGCCGGGGCAATGTCCAATTTGTTTTATGGATTTAATTCCGGTAGCCAAAGGATCATCTTCGGTTAACAGGAATGAATTAATTTTATCACCGGAAGCTCAAGCACTTGCACGAGTTGAAACAATCGAGGTGAAACATGGTGAAGCATTTGCAGAAATTCAAGTATCCGGGAAAGTGGATTATGATGAAACAAGCATCAAATCCATTACGGCGTGGGTCCCCGGACGCATTGAAAGATTATTTGTGGATTTCACTGGAATATCTGTACAGAAAGGAGACCATTTAGTAGAATTATACAGCCCTGAATTGGTTTCTGCGCAAGAAGAATTTTTGCAAGCAATTCGTTTGCGTGCAGATGCTTCATCCGGTAACGGGTTTGACATGATTTTGGAAGCATCTCGGCAAAAATTACAATTACTCGGTTTAACGAATGATCAAATTTCAGAAATTGAAAGTAGAGGAACACCGTCCGATAGAGTTACGATTTTTAGTCCAATATCAGGTGTAGTTATTGCCAAAAGTGCAGTCGAAGGGAATTATGTAAAAACCGGATCAAAGCTTTTTGATGTGGTTGGTCTGGAACAAGTCTGGGTAAAACTGGATGTTTATGAAACTGAAGTCGCCATGATTCAGTATGGACAAAATGTTACATTCACTACTGCGGCGCTTCCGGGACACACATTCTCCGGTGCTGTGGCATTTATTGATCCGATCGTTGATGAAAAAACGCGAACTGTTCGGGTACGACTCAATGTAGATAATGCTTCGGGAATGCTAAAACCGGGAATGTTTACAAGCGGAATCGTAAAAGCAAATATTGATTCTCACGGTCAGGCAATGGGAAAAAATTTGATTGGCAAATGGGTGTGCCCTATGCATCCGGAAGAAGTTCATAACCGAAAAGGTAACTGTTCCATTTGCGGAATGAAATTAGAATCGGCAGAATCTCTTGGGTTTGTTCATCATAGCAATGGTTCAAATCCTTTACTTGTTCCTGTCAGCGCTGTGTTAAAAACAGGTCAACGGGCCATTGTTTATGTTCAACAAGATAATGAAACATTTGAAGGACGCGAGATTGTTTTGGGACACCGAGCCGGGGATTTTTACATCGTCAGAAGTGGACTTCACAAAGGTGAACGAGTTGTAGTTAAAGGGAATTTTAAAATTGATAGCGCTATGCAGATTGCCGCCAAATCCAGTATGATGAATCCCGACGGGAATATGAATAAAAATAAACCAATAAATCATCAGCATTAA
- a CDS encoding hydrolase — MLKKSSTALIVIDVQGKLARIMQNADEYVANMRKLIRGAKVLNIPIIWTEQLPEKLGETIPEIADLLDGQKPFIKKEFSCWRDSDIQSALKNTGATQILVSGIETHVCVYQTAVDLLEAEYEVQVVADAVSSRTSFNRDMGLDKIILNGGSQTSVETALFELQEIAEGNNFRELIKIIK; from the coding sequence ATGTTAAAAAAATCTTCTACCGCTTTAATCGTTATAGATGTTCAAGGAAAGCTCGCTCGAATTATGCAGAACGCCGATGAATATGTTGCTAATATGCGGAAACTCATACGCGGTGCGAAAGTTTTGAATATTCCGATAATCTGGACAGAACAGCTTCCGGAAAAACTAGGCGAAACAATTCCTGAAATTGCTGACTTACTGGATGGGCAAAAGCCGTTCATTAAAAAAGAGTTTTCTTGCTGGCGCGATTCGGACATCCAATCAGCCCTAAAAAATACCGGCGCAACTCAAATTCTCGTTTCCGGAATTGAAACGCACGTTTGTGTATATCAAACAGCTGTAGATTTATTGGAAGCCGAGTATGAGGTTCAGGTGGTTGCAGATGCCGTGTCGTCCCGGACGTCTTTCAATCGAGACATGGGGCTGGATAAGATCATTCTGAATGGCGGATCCCAAACCAGTGTAGAAACTGCATTGTTTGAACTTCAGGAAATTGCCGAGGGTAATAACTTCCGTGAATTGATAAAAATTATTAAATAA
- a CDS encoding efflux RND transporter permease subunit, which translates to MLNKIIRYFLDNTLVVAILLVGAVVWGIMVAPFDWNLGNLPRDPVPVDAIPDIGENQQIVFTKWSGRSPQDIEDQITYPLTTALLGIPDVKTIRSYSMFGFSTIYVIFNEKVDFYWSRSRILEKLNSLPSGTVPKGVSPALGPDATALGQVFWYTLEGRDKEGNPTGGWDLEELRSIQDWTVRYALQSAVGVSEVASIGGFQKEYQIDVDPMAMREHGIQLTEVFNAVRQSNLDVGARTVEINRVEYMVRGLGFIKSLEDIEYTVVKTRDNVPLYIKDIAHVTLGPALRRGVLDKEGAEAVGGVVVARYGENPLATIQNVKEKIKEISPGLPKKTLSDGSVSQVTIVPFYDRTGLIYETLGTLSHALRDEILITIIVILVMVMHFRSSMLISGMLPLTVLMVFIGMKVFKVDANIVALSGIAIAIGTIVDMGIVVTENILKHLEKAKEKTKEVIFNAVSEVGSAVVTAVSTTVISFLPVFTMIGSEGKLFKPLAYTKTFALISSIIIALTILPVIAHWLLGKKEKRFRFEIALLKQFPWLGNGLVIVMVVFILASTWSPLGLEKGFILNFLFAGFLIALIMGTITGFTKVYPKILAWALDHKVKALSLPALVTILGLLVWLGFDAFFGWMPRFVHSSRPFIAMQHTFPGLGKEFMPPLDEGSYLYMPTTMPHAGMEESIDVLQTLDKALYSVPEVESVVGKIGRVDSPLDPAPLSMVETIVSYKSEYGLNENGKRVRQWRDHIRTADDIWDELVKAAQIPGTTSAPKLQPISARLVMLQSGMRAPMGIKVKGPDLTTIEAFGMELEKHLKNVPGVKPEMVFADRIVGKPYLEIDINRRSIARYGISLQKVQHAIEVAIGGMPITTTVEGRERYPVRVRYMRDYRSDMESLDRILVPGQNGVQIPLGQLSTMNYVRGPQVIKSEDTFLIGYVLFDKLDEWAEVDVVEEAQSYLDHLIKSGTLNVPAGVSYIFAGSYENQIRASKKLAVVLPLALIIIFLILYFQFKRVSTALIVFSGIFVAWSGGFVMLWLYGQGWFMNFGLFGENLRELFQIHPVNLSVAVWVGFLALFGIASDNGVIISTYLDQSFQQRKPDTIKDIRKAVVFAGVRRIRPAMMTAATTILALIPVLMSTGRGADVMVPMAIPSFGGMVFAILTTFVVPIFYSMIKEKEIQ; encoded by the coding sequence ATGCTAAATAAAATAATACGATATTTTCTTGACAATACATTGGTTGTTGCCATTCTGCTTGTTGGCGCTGTGGTTTGGGGTATTATGGTAGCGCCATTCGATTGGAATCTGGGCAATCTACCGAGGGATCCGGTGCCAGTGGATGCCATTCCGGATATTGGCGAGAACCAGCAGATTGTTTTTACAAAATGGTCTGGAAGAAGTCCACAGGATATTGAAGACCAAATTACCTATCCGCTGACCACTGCTTTGCTAGGAATTCCCGATGTGAAGACCATTCGGTCTTATTCCATGTTCGGATTTTCCACCATTTACGTCATCTTTAATGAAAAAGTAGATTTTTATTGGTCACGTTCGCGCATTTTAGAAAAACTCAATTCTCTTCCATCCGGTACAGTCCCGAAAGGTGTTTCTCCCGCATTAGGACCCGATGCTACGGCCTTAGGACAGGTGTTTTGGTACACGCTGGAAGGTCGTGATAAAGAGGGCAATCCAACCGGCGGTTGGGATTTAGAAGAACTAAGAAGTATTCAGGATTGGACTGTGCGTTACGCCCTTCAATCTGCAGTTGGAGTGTCAGAGGTAGCATCTATCGGCGGATTCCAAAAAGAATATCAAATTGATGTGGATCCGATGGCAATGCGGGAACACGGCATTCAATTGACAGAAGTATTTAATGCGGTTCGCCAATCCAATTTGGATGTGGGTGCCAGAACGGTGGAAATCAATCGTGTAGAATATATGGTCCGTGGATTGGGGTTCATTAAATCATTGGAAGACATAGAATATACCGTAGTAAAAACTAGAGATAATGTTCCGCTTTATATTAAAGATATTGCCCATGTTACCTTGGGCCCGGCGTTGCGTCGAGGCGTGTTGGATAAAGAAGGCGCAGAAGCAGTGGGAGGTGTCGTGGTAGCTCGATACGGCGAAAATCCACTGGCAACCATTCAGAATGTAAAAGAAAAAATAAAGGAAATCTCTCCCGGATTACCCAAAAAGACACTTTCTGATGGTTCTGTGAGTCAAGTGACTATTGTACCATTTTATGATCGAACAGGATTGATTTATGAGACGCTAGGTACATTGAGCCATGCACTACGGGACGAGATTTTAATCACGATTATCGTAATCCTTGTGATGGTTATGCATTTTCGGTCGTCTATGTTGATTTCCGGGATGCTGCCTCTGACTGTTTTGATGGTTTTCATTGGGATGAAAGTATTTAAAGTAGATGCCAACATTGTCGCCCTTTCCGGAATTGCCATTGCTATTGGCACTATTGTGGATATGGGAATTGTGGTGACTGAAAACATTTTGAAACATTTGGAAAAGGCGAAAGAAAAAACAAAGGAAGTGATTTTTAATGCTGTATCAGAAGTAGGCAGTGCGGTGGTCACTGCCGTTTCCACAACTGTGATCAGTTTTTTACCTGTTTTCACCATGATTGGATCGGAAGGGAAATTATTCAAACCCTTGGCTTACACCAAAACGTTTGCCTTGATTTCATCCATTATTATTGCCCTGACGATTCTGCCGGTCATTGCGCATTGGCTACTTGGAAAAAAGGAAAAACGATTCAGGTTTGAAATAGCCCTATTGAAACAATTCCCATGGTTAGGCAATGGATTGGTGATTGTGATGGTGGTTTTCATTTTGGCATCAACATGGTCGCCGCTGGGATTGGAAAAAGGATTCATTTTGAATTTCCTATTTGCAGGATTTCTAATTGCCTTAATTATGGGCACGATAACCGGTTTCACGAAAGTATATCCAAAAATTTTGGCATGGGCTTTAGATCATAAAGTAAAAGCACTCTCGTTGCCGGCGTTGGTTACGATCCTCGGATTGCTTGTTTGGCTGGGATTTGATGCTTTCTTTGGCTGGATGCCGAGGTTTGTCCATTCCTCCCGTCCATTTATCGCAATGCAGCATACTTTCCCGGGGTTGGGAAAGGAATTTATGCCACCGCTGGATGAAGGTTCCTACCTGTACATGCCAACCACAATGCCTCATGCCGGAATGGAAGAATCTATTGATGTGCTGCAAACTTTGGATAAAGCATTGTATTCCGTCCCGGAGGTGGAATCGGTAGTTGGTAAAATTGGCAGGGTAGATTCACCGCTCGATCCGGCGCCTTTGAGCATGGTTGAAACGATTGTTTCTTATAAATCTGAATATGGTCTAAATGAGAATGGAAAACGTGTTCGTCAATGGCGAGACCATATTCGCACTGCCGACGATATTTGGGATGAACTGGTCAAAGCTGCCCAGATTCCGGGGACAACATCTGCGCCAAAATTACAGCCAATTTCTGCCCGTCTTGTGATGCTGCAAAGTGGAATGCGCGCTCCCATGGGAATTAAGGTTAAAGGACCTGATTTAACCACCATTGAAGCGTTTGGAATGGAGCTGGAAAAACACCTAAAAAATGTCCCCGGCGTAAAACCCGAAATGGTGTTTGCTGATAGAATCGTTGGAAAACCATATTTGGAAATTGATATAAATCGGCGATCGATTGCCCGTTACGGAATTTCACTGCAAAAAGTCCAACATGCGATTGAGGTTGCTATTGGTGGTATGCCCATCACCACTACCGTAGAAGGTAGAGAAAGGTATCCCGTCCGGGTGCGTTATATGCGGGATTACCGTAGCGATATGGAATCACTGGACCGGATTTTAGTTCCGGGACAAAACGGTGTTCAAATTCCGTTAGGACAATTGTCGACCATGAATTATGTCCGTGGTCCGCAGGTGATTAAAAGTGAAGATACATTTTTAATTGGGTATGTCTTGTTTGATAAATTGGATGAATGGGCTGAGGTGGACGTGGTAGAAGAAGCACAATCTTATTTGGACCATCTCATTAAATCTGGGACGTTGAACGTTCCAGCAGGTGTAAGCTATATATTTGCAGGGTCCTATGAAAACCAAATCCGTGCATCAAAAAAATTGGCAGTTGTGTTACCTCTTGCATTGATTATCATATTTTTAATTTTATACTTTCAGTTCAAAAGAGTATCAACTGCATTAATAGTTTTTAGCGGAATTTTTGTTGCATGGTCAGGTGGGTTTGTGATGCTTTGGCTTTATGGACAGGGCTGGTTCATGAATTTCGGACTTTTTGGTGAAAACCTACGCGAATTGTTTCAAATTCATCCGGTGAATTTGAGTGTCGCTGTGTGGGTTGGCTTCCTAGCGCTTTTTGGTATCGCAAGTGATAATGGAGTTATAATAAGCACCTACCTTGATCAAAGTTTTCAGCAGCGGAAACCGGATACAATTAAAGATATTCGCAAAGCGGTTGTGTTTGCCGGCGTACGGAGAATCCGTCCGGCCATGATGACTGCAGCTACTACCATTTTGGCTCTGATTCCTGTTTTGATGTCCACCGGTCGCGGCGCAGATGTGATGGTTCCCATGGCGATTCCATCCTTTGGTGGAATGGTATTTGCGATTTTAACTACATTTGTAGTGCCGATTTTTTATTCGATGATAAAAGAAAAAGAAATTCAATAA